A window of Kwoniella newhampshirensis strain CBS 13917 chromosome 9, whole genome shotgun sequence contains these coding sequences:
- a CDS encoding ATP-dependent RNA helicase DBP3 has protein sequence MSITENESTPSLTKEEKRLRKEEKRKAKAAAAAVTDAGAAPSADGEMKEKKEKKDKKEKKKRSKDVAEEAPAVAATALAGANGGDAEERPKKKSKKSKTEVEAGTSAAPAETSASAAPAAEAKEGDAAPALSKKQLKKLAKAQAALAAPASTSTVPAISISQTFTPEHNAYLKAQGITLQPSLYPPLLSIPSLPINPALQPYLSAYTKPTPIQSCSWPALLVKRDVVGIAETGSGKTLAFGVPGINLLSHLPPPTGGKKSKGGQVQMLVLAPTRELAQQSHVTLEALGKTVGLNSVCIFGGVGKDGQISELRKKETRIVVGTPGRTLDLADSGDLDLSSVSYLVLDEADRMLDQGFENDIRRIIAHTPGHEAGRQTVMFSATWPESVRRLASTFLNDPVRITVGSDELSANKRIEQVVEVLDQSFQKDARLLHHLRAHLKEHPNSPASPTRILVFALYKKEAQRLEFTIRKAGYAVGALHGDMTQDARFKALDAFKTGKQNVLVATDVAARGLDIPDVGLVINVTFPLTTEDFVHRCGRTGRAGKTGKAVTFFTGENHEKSLAGELMRVLKDAGAEIPKEMDRFPTTIKKKEHGSYGAWYKDTSNAPAPTKITFD, from the exons ATGTCAATCACTGAGAATGAATCGACACCCTCCCTCacgaaagaggagaagcgacttcggaaggaggagaagcgcAAGGCTAAAGCTGCTGCCGCTGCCGTCACCGATGCTGGTGCAGCTCCTTCTGCCGATggcgagatgaaggaaaagaaagagaagaaggacaagaaggaaaagaaaaagagaaGCAAGGATGTGGCTGAGGAGGCACCTGCTGTCGCTGCTACTGCTTTGGCGGGCGCTAATGGTGGAGACGCCGAGGAgagaccgaagaagaagtcgaaaAAGTCGAAGACTGAGGTTGAGGCCGGTACCAGTGCAGCTCCTGCCGAAACGTCAGCATCCGCTGCTCCTGCTGCCGAGGCCAAGGAGGGCGATGCAGCACCTGCATTGTCCAAGAAACAGCTCAAGAAGCTAGCCAAAGCTCAAGCTGCTCTCGCTGCGCCTGCGTCGACATCCACTGTCCCTGCCATCTCGATTTCCCAAACGTTCACACCTGAACATAACGCCTATCTCAAAGCACAAGGTATCACACTTCAACCATCCCTTTACCCTCCACTACTTTCCATCCCATCATTACCTATCAACCCAGCTCTTCAACCCTATCTTTCCGCATACACGAAACCTACCCCAATCCAATCTTGTTCATGGCCCGCCCTTCTTGTCAAAAGAGACGTCGTCGGTATCGCCGAGACTGGATCCGGTAAAACGCTCGCATTCGGTGTCCCGGGTatcaatctcctctcccaccttcctcctcccacaGGAGGTAAGAAGAGCAAAGGCGGTCAAGTCCAGATGCTCGTCCTTGCCCCCACAAGAGAATTGGCACAACAATCACACGTGACGCTAGAGGCTTTAGGGAAGACGGTTGGACTGAATAGTGTCTGTATCTTTGGTGGTGTAGGGAAAGATGGACAGATTTCAGaattgaggaagaaggagactAGGATAGTGGTTGGAACTCCGGGAAGAACGCTGGATCTTGCCGATTCTGGCGACTTGGAtctgtcaag CGTCTCATACCTCGTGCTTGACGAAGCGGACCGAATGCTTGATCAAGGTTTCGAGAACGATATTCGAAGGATCATCGCTCACACTCCTGGACACGAGGCCGGCAGACAGACTGTCATGT TCTCTGCCACTTGGCCCGAGTCTGTCAGAAGACTTGCCAGTACCTTCCTCAACGATCCTGTCAGAATCACCGTCGGTAGCGACGAGCTTTCCGCCAACAAGCGCATTGAGCAGGTTGTGGAAGTGCTCGACCAATCATTCCAGAAAGA TGCTCGATTACTGCACCACCTCCGAGCCCATCTCAAAGAACACCCCAACTCACCCGCTTCTCCTACCCGAATCCTCGTCTTTGCTTTGTACAAGAAAGAAGCTCAACGACTCGAATTCACCATCCGAAAAGCTGGCTATGCCGTGGGCGCTCTTCACGGTGACATGACACAAGACGCGAGATTCAAAGCTCTCGACGCGTTCAAGACGGGCAAACAGAACGTGCTGGTTGCTACGGATGTCGCCGCGCGAGGATTGGATATTCCTGATGTTGGGCTGGTCATCAATGTCACTTTCCCTTTGACCACTG AGGACTTTGTGCATCGATGCGGACGTACTGGTCGAGCTGGTAAAACAGGAAAGGCAGTGACTTTCTTCACTGGAGAGAACCACGAGAAGTCTCTTGCCGGTGAGCTCATGAGAGTATTGAAGGATGCAGGAGCGGAGATTCccaaggagatggacagaTTCCCTACCaccatcaagaagaagg AGCATGGATCATATGGAGCGTGGTACAAGGATACCTCGAATGCTCCTGCTCCTACCAAGATCACCTTTGATTAG